The following are encoded in a window of Maylandia zebra isolate NMK-2024a linkage group LG5, Mzebra_GT3a, whole genome shotgun sequence genomic DNA:
- the bhlhe40 gene encoding class E basic helix-loop-helix protein 40 has protein sequence MERITSAQPPPCMPKHPSLDIADMQGVDFPIYVYKPRRGMKRDNESKETYKLPHRLIEKKRRDRINECIAQLKDLLPEHLKLTTLGHLEKAVVLELTLKHVKALSSLLEQQQQKIIALQKDLQLGDHGVDSAESSEEMFRSGFHLCAKEVLHYMATQESSRDLTPSHVITHIQKVAAEVLQHQSSLRPDEDVGSSEKVKKSAGQPQRASEGPAKNCVPVIQRTYPHGTGELSGSDTDTDSGYGGEHDKRDPKAQWSESHSMEGELNHSGSERMASAIKQEDDEPRAKKLRSDSPEDEILSSHTTGVPGSYLSFSPNQNPFCLPFYLIPPAAAAAAAYLPMLEKCWYPGGLPVMYPGMSGSAAGLPPEALPSSLMMSMSPRAGSPVHHQSRMDSPTFHKALKQVAPLNLETKD, from the exons ATGGAGAGGATTACCAGCGCGCAACCACCTCCTTGTATGCCAAAACACCCCTCTCTGGATATAGCTGACATGCAAGG AGTGGATTTTCCAATTTATGTGTATAAACCCAGGAGGGGCATGAAGCGAGATAATGAGAGCAAG GAGACCTACAAGTTGCCCCACCGACTTATCGAGAAGAAGAGACGCGACAGAATAAACGAATGCATTGCCCAACTGAAAGATTTATTGCCAGAACATCTTAAGCTTACA ACGCTGGGTCATTTGGAGAAAGCTGTGGTGCTGGAACTCACTCTCAAGCATGTGAAAGCCCTGAGTTCTCtcctggagcagcagcagcagaaaattatcGCTCTACAGAAGGACCTGCAGCTTG GTGATCATGGAGTTGACAGCGCTGAGAGCAGTGAGGAGATGTTCCGCTCTGGCTTTCACTTATGCGCCAAAGAGGTTCTGCACTATATGGCCACCCAAGAAAGCAGCAGGGACTTGACTCCTTCGCACGTAATCACTCACATCCAAAAGGTAGCAGCGGAAGTCCTGCAGCATCAAAGCAGCCTTCGGCCGGATGAGGATGTGGGCTCTTCTGAAAAAGTGAAGAAATCCGCCGGACAGCCACAGAGGGCCTCTGAAGGCCCTGCTAAGAACTGCGTCCCAGTCATTCAAAGGACTTATCCCCACGGGACAGGGGAGCTGAGCGGTagtgacacagacactgacagtGGCTATGGGGGAGAACATGACAAGCGGGACCCCAAAGCCCAGTGGTCAGAAAGCCACTCGATGGAGGGGGAGCTCAACCATTCGGGATCTGAGCGCATGGCCAGTGCCATCAAGCAGGAGGATGATGAGCCTCGGGCCAAGAAGCTGAGATCGGACTCCCCGGAAGATGAAATTCTCTCCAGTCACACGACAGGAGTTCCTGGTAGTTACCTGAGCTTCTCCCCTAACCAGAACCCGTTTTGCCTTCCCTTCTACCTCATCCCCCCCGCAGCAGCCGCAGCAGCAGCGTATCTGCCCATGCTGGAGAAATGCTGGTACCCTGGGGGCTTGCCTGTCATGTACCCAGGTATGAGCGGTTCTGCAGCAGGCCTACCCCCAGAGGCACTTCCCTCGTCTCTGATGATGTCCATGTCCCCGAGGGCAGGATCTCCAGTACACCACCAGAGTCGCATGGACTCCCCCACGTTTCACAAAGCTTTAAAGCAGGTCGCTCCCTTGAATCTGGAAACCAAAGACTGA